gcgtttttggccaaaactatacttttttgaccaaaactttggcgtttttggccaaaaaaatgaatattgtccatcagcgccaaggggtactcaaagatttggccaaaaaatgaagttttggccaaaattattttttggccaaaactctcaatgcaaaagttttggccaaaaaaaatgtggccaaatctaaaacatttggcccaaaaagtgaagatttggccaaatgttttagatttggccaaatatttttttggccaaaactttgcacttaaaagttttggccaaaacatgtttttggccaaaaacacacttttttggccaaaaatgtacgtttttggccaaaaaagtgtgtttttggccaaaaaagtgaatattgtccaccagcgccaagcatagccgactcgctcacttgaaatctaaattatcaaagttcggaaaatcaagtgaaattgggtcactcgctttacgtcaaatgtatctttacgtcatttcccatccgtctggagtcggttctaaatctgtcgctctctgttcaacaagaaaaagcgaagcaaccgaaacgcatgttcaacatggtttgttctgtgtcaaacgcatttgacctgtgaatattcatcacgtaaggtgtgttactctgattggctgacccaggtcacgagaattctttgactgacaggcataatcatgtaggagcgctccagttcccattgcggctgttctgtctaattcgcgaggtcgcttcgaaatttcttttggtcgaattaaaccgtaataaaaccgttatttctaatatgctgactgttagtaaaatgataacagacatgtctcacaaacgatatcagcattcgcctaaaaggctcatgcttgatatcttttttctcgacatgtctgttatcatttgctaacagtcagcatattagaaataactcataatcaAGAAGTATCTTTTTACATTGAAGTACAAATAAGTAAACAAGAATGGTAGACTTTGATAACTTGTTTTAATTGTCAAAGTCCGTAAAGCCTTTGCAAGTCATGCACTATTGTAGTGTTAACttttaaaggtgtgtgtgtgtgtgtgtgtgtgtgtgtgtgtgtgtgtgtgtgtgtgtgtgtgtgtgtgtgtgtgtgtgtgtgtgtgagtgagtgtgtgtgtgtgtgtgtgtgtgcgtgtgtgtgtgtgtgtgtgtgtgtgtgtgtgtgtgtgtgtgtgtgtgttggtggtggCTATTAATTGCTGGTTTGTAATAAAACTCAATGAATATATCTCGTTGCGTGACTGATGTGTTATTATGTTTCAATACATTTAAGGCACAACATTGCCTCACATTGTTTTTTTAACAGTTTCTTTGGAAGTATCCAAAAACAGTACGACGTTTTGGTGTGTTTTGGTTTGATAGCTTTGACATTTTTGAATTAATGCAGCTATCCAACTTGTTACCAAAAGTGTTTCCTTCTTGTTGATTTCAAGGATGCAAAAGTAAGTCAACACAATTAAAGAACAGTATGTTAGAATTCTTCTTTCATTCTTTACAGCGCTGCTTTAGAATCAGACGACTATGAAGACGCAGAGGCTGTTCCTAGATTTGCCACCCCAGGTACGTTTGAATTGCACGACTTACATATTATGTAGCTTAACACAAAAAGCAGGACATCACAGACCTTTCAATAGGAAAGCATATAACGGACACCAATTAGGGTACGTGTGAAACTTTGATAGTAAGGCAGGTCCATTTTTGTGTAAGTTAAATGACCCTATCTGGATGACTGTATGACCTGAAATAATTACAATAATGTACATATTTCGAAATTACAAGTGACCTAATTACCGTTACTTGTGGACTCTTGCTTGGTGACAATTGCTCATGAAAGTTGACGCGGTTACGTTTGAGATGCAGACACTCAACGCACGTACTTTGTAGGTTGCATAGTTGATTGACCGATCAATTCATGATATAGTTGCTTGACTGACTTaccgattgattgattgatagattgagAGAGGAATTTTTCTGACTTACTTGTTGATTTTCTTACCCGCGACGCCAAGCGAAACAATCTGGTTTCTGGACTGACTGaacgattgattgattgagcgAGTGCTATTTTGATGGGCTGGTTTATTCTCACACCAGCGACGCCCAAGCGAAACAATCTGGTTTCTGGACTGACTGAacaattgattgattgagcgAGTGCTATTTTGATGGGCTGGTTGATTCTCACACCAGCGACGCCAAGCGAAACAATCTGGTTTCTGGACTGACTGAACGACTGATTGATTGAGCGAGTGCCATTTTGATGGGCTGGTTGATACTCACACAAGCGACGCCGAAGGGGTAGAGGGTGCATACTCTTATTCTTTGATTATGTAATCGATTGTTAATCAATTGAATTATTATTGAATTGCTCAATTGACTGAACGACTCATTGATCAATTGAGTgattacttttttgtttttttagattaaCTTTTTGATTTTCACACCAGCGGTGACAAGAGGGCCAGACAATCTGATTATTTGATTGACCTACCGACTAattgttttgttgattttgatTGACGGGTTGTTTCTCACACCAGCGGCGCCAAGGGGTCCGTATGAAACCCTGGAGATGTCTGACATGGGACTCAGATCTGACTACAGTGAACTCGGCGCTGAAGAACCGCAAGCTGGTGAGGACTTCATTTGTACATTCAAATccgtacatttttttttcttcagggtTGCAGTATTTAATCTGTTCCTTTGTACCTTATGCATTAGTGACATTTTTGTATATTGAGTGTCGTCTTCTTTATTTCGTTGCTACTTAAGCATCTTATTCTCGAACATTTCTTGATTCTAAAAacgtataaatatgttatatttggattaacaacaagctcagAACATTAAAAACCTGAAAATTCTAATTGACCTCATTATTTTTGGAATCGATTCAAAagtaatttcatcttattattTATCATTCCCTGATTcgaaaaacataaataaatgttatgtttggattaaacacaagctgaggaagtaaaaaagaaaagaaaaaatgcatTTTCCTGGGAAGCGTTTTCCACTACTGTACAATTAACTATATACTGGCTAGACACTTTTTGTGCGTAAACGCGAGAGCGCGGCCACGGGGTATGAAACTGACACAGCTATTTGATTtgatagttgttgctttttgggtccagcggaccatataggccaaagaCACAGCTCTTGCGTATAATATATTATATTAGTGAAAAAATGCGGTGCagtcaatttcattctgtgagttggaaGGGTTGACTAAATATGGTAATGTCGCTTatcgcgacttgtttattctcgtaTCACGTTTCAggaagatcggtccagaagtTTTCTCAGAATTGCTgtccacatacacacagacatacatgaacacatacaccaccaccctcgtctcgattccaggTCTATATATgtaaacatttagttaaaacttgactgaatgtaaaagcCACAACACCTAAAACCTGGGACGGCAGGCACCTTTCTgaatgtacataattattacTCTTTCCGTGTAGGCTGACCGGTCAACCCTTTCAGCACCCGTTCACGTCGCAAATGTTCTGACCATGCAAATTATTCTACAGCACAAGGCAGGGGAGACTACTACAGCAGCCTGCAGATGTCCAATGTTGGAGTGAGGTCTGACTATTCCGAGCTTGGCGGCCAGAATGATACAGCCTGAACCGATGATGGCCAGTATGGACACATCTGTATTGTATTGATACTCCAGCTAAACGCCGCTCCGATTCCAAAGTACTCCAATCTGTATTGCTTCGGCTTTCCTTTGTTCTAGCTCGTTGTGCATACTACTCGGgattttgtgttgctttgtgcATCGCTACATCGCATCGTAACTGGGAGGTTGCTGGTGTGCTTTTGCACAAAGACCCTGAATTATTCTAGTGTTTTCTGTTAATTGTTCAGCACCAATAACTTGATGTCTTAACTGTAGTGTCAAACTGTCAACTATCAAACATCTGCTTTAAGATTTCACATTTTCTGCTTAAATTTGAATTCCGTTGACATTTTTTCATTGACATTTTTACCAAGCTGCAATGCGTGTTTCTATTTAAATGTTATCAATCTATATAGAGAGTTATAATTCAATTTTTTTCTTTGATGATTGCTGTACAGACTTTTAGTATTTTTtcattaagtgtgtgtgtttggggatGGTTATTGTACTGCTTGTGTCAAGATGTTTGTCTCTCGTATTCGACTATTGGTATCaagatttttttctgtcttattTAATTGTTGTTGTCAAGATGTGTGTCTCTCTTATCTGACTGTAGTTGTCAAGATGTGTGTCTCTCTTATCTGACTGTTGTTGTCAAGATGTGTGTCTCTCTTATCTGACTGTTGTTGTCAAGATGTGTGTCTCTCTTATTTAACTGTTGTTTTTAAGATGTGTGTCTCTCTTATTTAACTGTTGTTTTTAAGATGTGTGTCTCTCTTATTTAACTGTTGTTTTTAAGATGTGTGTCTCTCTTATTTAACTGTTGTTTTTAAGATGTGTGTCTCTCTTATTTAACTGTTGTTTTTAAGATGTGTTTCTCTCTTATCTGACTGTTGTTGTCAAGATGTGTTTCTCTCTTATCTGACTGTTGTTGTAACGTATGAGTGTCTCTTTGTTGACATTATCTGTAAAGATGTATGTCCCTTGCATATGACAGAACCTGTACATACGTATGTTCCTTGTATTTGACACAACCTGTACATATGTATGTTCCTTGTATTTGACAGAACCTGTAAAGATGTATGTACCATGTATTCACAGAACATTTAAAGATGTATGTCCCTTGTGATTGACAGAATCTGTACTGATGTATGTCGCTTGTATTTGACAGTGCCAGTAAAGATGTATGTCCCTTTCGTAACCATACTGAATATTGTAGGTATGTTCAATCAGTGGTGGTCCATTTGTAAAGAAGGAGTCGGAGACATAAAAGGGATATTTTCTTATATTATTAGTGTACTAGGTCAGGCACGGATATTGATATGAAATGGACATcctgtaaacaaacaaataaagaaatactGAGTACCAAAACTAGACCAGAAAATACTTCAAATAAATAAGAtgatattttgtttacaattactTTTGAGAAACTGAAGGCGAATACTATTTACAATAATAAATGGAAAGCATCGGCGCATAAACATTTCAAATTATTTCATTTCCATTAGATGTACAAAGTCCATGAAAGCTGTATCAAGCACTGAACATTTCCCTTATCAAGTTCCACTTTTGACTATGGCATGTTTATTACATGACATCACAATACAAATTAGAAAAGGCGTGATAAACAATGTGTCACAATTGTATTTGACAGTAGCTGTAAAGATTTTGTCTCTCGTATTTTACTGTTGCTGTCAATACGTGTCGCGCTTTGTAGACACTGACTGGGGATTAAAAcgtgtgtttttcttctctgactgtttctgtaatttaaaaagatttgcTTTTCTCAAATATGATCGTTGCTGTTTATTTGTACTTTTCTCCTCCTAGATGTTCGCTATAATGAGTCTCATTGGTGAATGATTTAATCAATATGTAAATCAATTTTTTGTAGTTTTTagaaagagaaaatgtaagttttacgccctcacggcaaagccattaggggcatgttacacgggaaaacccggctttgtatgaaaataaaaaataaaaatgcggggggaggggggttgtagTTTTTAATTTTCGTCTGGACCGTTAAGCGTGCCAAACCCAACTGACGGAGTTGGTAATATCCATCATAAATACATTTTCTTATGTCCTAAAATAATAAATTGTCAAACTCCTGTAAACTAAGATTACTCAAATGTCTTTTTGTGGTCTTCAAAAATAGTAGCAGTATGCAGTTCGTTCTTTAAAACACATTTTCTTGACGAATGATTAGATTCGACTTTTCCAAAAGGTACCCCACGTTGTACATCTGATATTGAATATGACTGTTCTTTTTAAGGAATGCCATACACAGTTTCAATGATTAGTCACATATCTATGACGATGTTTCAGTCAGAGGGATACAATATA
This region of Littorina saxatilis isolate snail1 linkage group LG8, US_GU_Lsax_2.0, whole genome shotgun sequence genomic DNA includes:
- the LOC138974716 gene encoding uncharacterized protein; translation: MKSLFLRSNTTLPSSAAVERLFSAAGLILTPNRGRVTDKRRKSRKESPQVADVKTADYLEPVPAPASRNAGRAQETPASSQNAALESDDYEDAEAVPRFATPAAPRGPYETLEMSDMGLRSDYSELGAEEPQAAQGRGDYYSSLQMSNVGVRSDYSELGGQNDTA